The Chitinophaga flava genome has a segment encoding these proteins:
- a CDS encoding N-acetylmuramoyl-L-alanine amidase family protein, producing the protein MRWNRFWILGLGTLFTCTFFIKAKNNPVSRKQENPIRTIVIDAGHGGEDPGAKGSYSTEKQVTLAVALKLGKILEDNLPDVKVVYTRKVDRFDDPRRKAQIANDAKGDLFVSIHCNSTGKIRKVTGYKTVYRKKGKRKIATQQPVYGYFASNAKGTETYIWATSKNSAKMESLKQNSVIVLDANSEETKQLMDDTDPETFILLNTLRNAYFDQSLRLSTLIEDEFTKVGRISRGARQRNEKGIWVLSATAMPSVLVELGFISNPEEEDYLNSTNGQQELAMGIFKAIKRYRDELERFTNSRNSSLGEETASRPQAYHKAGKSGKKPAAPRPDDEYCVQLMISDKLYTPGASIFRKLHGNIAREQIVMNKKKMHKYTWRHIKSDQQATTAVRKARKLGFKDAFVTSC; encoded by the coding sequence ATGCGCTGGAACCGATTTTGGATCTTAGGACTGGGAACATTATTCACCTGTACCTTTTTTATTAAGGCAAAAAACAATCCAGTTTCCAGGAAACAGGAAAACCCTATCAGAACTATTGTAATTGATGCGGGACACGGTGGTGAAGACCCCGGGGCTAAAGGAAGCTATTCTACTGAGAAACAGGTGACACTGGCAGTAGCCCTGAAACTGGGCAAGATACTGGAAGACAACCTCCCCGATGTAAAGGTGGTGTATACACGAAAAGTGGACCGCTTCGATGATCCCCGCAGAAAAGCGCAAATCGCCAACGATGCCAAAGGGGATCTCTTCGTTTCCATTCACTGTAATTCTACCGGTAAAATCCGGAAGGTAACCGGCTACAAAACCGTTTACCGTAAGAAAGGTAAAAGGAAGATAGCAACACAGCAACCGGTATATGGCTATTTCGCCAGCAACGCTAAAGGTACGGAAACGTATATATGGGCTACCAGTAAGAACAGCGCCAAAATGGAATCCCTGAAACAAAACTCCGTGATCGTACTGGATGCCAATTCAGAGGAAACCAAACAGCTGATGGATGATACCGACCCGGAAACATTCATTTTGCTCAATACCCTGCGCAACGCCTACTTCGATCAGAGCCTGCGCCTCTCTACCCTCATCGAAGATGAATTTACCAAGGTAGGTCGCATCAGCCGCGGCGCCAGACAAAGGAACGAAAAAGGTATCTGGGTACTGTCTGCCACTGCAATGCCAAGTGTACTGGTGGAACTGGGCTTCATCAGCAACCCGGAAGAAGAAGATTACCTCAACTCCACCAACGGACAACAGGAACTGGCCATGGGTATCTTCAAAGCCATCAAACGATACAGGGATGAACTGGAGCGCTTCACCAACAGCCGCAACTCTTCCCTGGGGGAGGAGACCGCCAGCCGCCCGCAGGCATACCACAAGGCAGGTAAATCCGGTAAAAAACCGGCTGCCCCCCGCCCCGACGACGAATACTGCGTGCAGCTGATGATATCAGATAAACTTTATACACCGGGAGCTTCCATTTTCAGGAAGCTCCACGGTAATATCGCCAGAGAGCAAATTGTCATGAATAAAAAAAAAATGCACAAATACACCTGGCGGCATATTAAATCAGACCAGCAGGCTACCACGGCTGTACGAAAAGCCCGTAAGCTCGGCTTCAAAGACGCTTTCGTAACTTCCTGCTAA
- a CDS encoding MlaD family protein: MLKLSNETKVGILTVLGITLLVLGFNVLKGKSLFSRNKTIYAVYKQVNGLQPSNAVQVNGLVVGSVSELNVKDNDPSQILVTIILTKKIDIPRNSVARISSDLLGVKTVQMELGNATEYLKSGDTIYAATVDGSMTDALKEQISPLVKKLEGTLSNIDSVLLAVNGILDTTAKGNLQETMRNLNTTMRHFSNTSASLSSLMDPQKGSVHATFSNLAAVTGNIKNNNEKISGILDNAKKTTDALANGNLDKTLLQFQQTVTNLNATIAKLNTTDGTAGLMLNDKKVYNNLQNSLGNLNKLLEDLRVNPKRYVHFSLFGKKDKTKPLPSDTAAVQQ, translated from the coding sequence ATGCTCAAATTATCTAATGAAACCAAGGTTGGCATACTTACCGTGTTGGGTATAACCTTACTCGTACTGGGCTTTAATGTATTGAAGGGAAAGAGCCTGTTTTCACGCAACAAAACCATCTATGCTGTTTACAAACAGGTAAATGGACTGCAGCCCTCTAATGCTGTACAGGTAAACGGCCTGGTGGTAGGTAGCGTTTCTGAACTGAATGTAAAGGATAATGATCCCTCCCAAATACTGGTAACGATCATCCTCACCAAAAAAATAGATATTCCGCGCAACTCCGTAGCCCGCATCAGCAGCGATCTGCTCGGCGTTAAAACCGTACAGATGGAACTCGGTAACGCTACAGAATACCTGAAAAGCGGCGATACCATCTACGCCGCCACAGTAGACGGCTCCATGACAGATGCCCTGAAAGAACAAATCAGCCCGCTCGTCAAAAAGCTGGAAGGTACCCTGTCTAATATCGACTCCGTACTGCTCGCAGTAAACGGCATCCTCGACACCACCGCCAAAGGTAACCTCCAGGAAACCATGCGCAACCTCAATACCACCATGCGCCACTTTTCCAACACCTCCGCCTCTCTGAGCTCCCTCATGGACCCACAGAAAGGCAGTGTGCATGCTACCTTCAGCAACCTTGCCGCCGTTACCGGTAACATCAAAAACAATAATGAAAAAATAAGCGGCATCCTCGATAACGCTAAAAAAACCACCGATGCGCTGGCCAATGGCAATCTCGACAAAACATTGCTGCAATTCCAGCAAACAGTGACCAACCTCAACGCCACCATCGCCAAACTCAATACCACCGATGGTACCGCAGGACTCATGCTGAATGATAAAAAGGTGTACAACAACCTCCAGAACTCACTCGGCAACCTGAACAAGCTGCTGGAAGACCTCCGCGTCAACCCGAAACGTTATGTGCATTTCTCCCTGTTCGGCAAAAAAGATAAAACGAAACCACTGCCTTCTGATACTGCAGCGGTACAACAATAA
- the nhaA gene encoding Na+/H+ antiporter NhaA encodes MIRSAFKTLLSPLHTFLKDSRAVGIILILCTVISMVLANSSLQEGYVNFWNALFNPTGGHHYQYRSLFLPNSYLLWINDGMMVLFFFLVGMEIKRELTVGELSSLRKSILPVLAAIGGMLFPALIFTLFNAGSDYAHGWGIPMATDIAFSLGILSLLGKRVPVSLKIFLMALAIIDDLGAILTIAIFYTPHLDMHYLLMAGGVLLIPILLNVLKVKRLILYYIPGVVLWYCLFNSGVHATIAGVLLAFCIPQEKIADLVHDLHDPVNFIIMPLFALANTAIQLPSDVMGALHNNISYGIIAGLVLGKPLGIFILSFTAVKLKLASLPSKSGWMQLIGVGLIAGIGFTMSIFISSLAYEEREYQIIAIISVIAASLIAGIAGFIFLRMLKPAPFIKKGT; translated from the coding sequence TTGATCAGAAGCGCATTCAAAACCCTCCTGTCCCCACTCCACACCTTTTTAAAAGACAGCCGCGCCGTAGGCATCATACTGATCCTCTGTACGGTCATATCTATGGTACTGGCCAATTCTTCACTGCAGGAAGGTTATGTCAACTTCTGGAATGCCCTCTTCAACCCCACCGGCGGACACCATTATCAATATCGCTCCCTTTTTCTTCCCAACTCCTATCTGTTATGGATAAACGACGGTATGATGGTACTGTTCTTTTTTCTCGTAGGCATGGAAATCAAACGGGAATTGACCGTAGGTGAACTCTCCTCTCTTCGTAAGTCCATACTCCCCGTACTGGCGGCTATCGGCGGTATGCTCTTCCCCGCACTCATCTTTACCCTATTTAACGCCGGCTCCGACTATGCCCATGGCTGGGGTATTCCCATGGCCACCGACATTGCATTCTCCCTGGGTATCCTCTCCCTGCTCGGCAAAAGAGTACCTGTATCCCTGAAAATATTCCTGATGGCACTGGCCATTATCGACGACCTGGGCGCCATCCTTACCATCGCCATTTTCTACACCCCGCATCTGGACATGCACTACCTGCTGATGGCCGGAGGCGTGTTGCTGATTCCGATACTGCTCAATGTCCTGAAAGTAAAACGTCTGATATTATATTATATACCCGGTGTGGTATTATGGTATTGCCTGTTCAATTCCGGTGTGCATGCCACCATTGCCGGCGTTCTGCTGGCCTTCTGTATCCCGCAGGAAAAAATTGCCGACCTGGTACATGATCTGCATGACCCGGTGAACTTTATTATCATGCCTCTCTTTGCATTGGCCAATACCGCAATACAACTGCCATCAGACGTAATGGGTGCACTGCACAATAATATCAGTTATGGTATTATTGCAGGCCTGGTGCTGGGCAAACCCCTGGGTATTTTTATCTTGTCATTTACAGCTGTAAAACTGAAACTGGCCAGTCTTCCTTCCAAATCCGGCTGGATGCAGCTAATCGGCGTAGGTCTTATTGCCGGCATCGGGTTCACTATGTCTATTTTTATTTCTTCTCTGGCTTATGAAGAAAGAGAATATCAGATCATTGCCATTATTTCTGTTATCGCAGCTTCGCTGATAGCGGGCATTGCAGGGTTTATTTTCCTCCGGATGCTGAAACCAGCCCCTTTCATCAAAAAAGGTACTTGA
- a CDS encoding OstA-like protein — MNQYIRSVLLLAVICLAAILPASAQVPAQPAPKKGTVIEILGADTLQLIEKDTINITRFIGHARFKQGNTLFFCDSAIKNNKTNIVDAYGNVHINQADSIHIYGNYLNYDGNTRLAILRENARLTDGKVTITGPELQYDMNAKIGSYLKTGRLVNGKSVLTSDEGYYYTETKEMHFQRNVVLVDPEYTLTTDALLYNTETKIANIIAPTTINEGKRIMYATSGYYNTDKGYGNFGNRPTIEDSTGTLTADNIEMDKITGMAYATGNMVYKDTVRKMSLLANHGIVNQKEKTILATQKPLLIMEKNKDTMYLAADTLFSGIIRPGDSLSIPSVSGLKKEPVKEQLHPLKTIRPKDHIPINISPVNKGDSLAKKQLDSVPGAIMMFVADSVLAKTKNKLDSNRVKLVKMAPAPDIIAKDSLPGLKHHADSIALSAPKDTADQRYILAYHHVRMFSDSLQGVADSVYYSTKDSIFRFFRDPVLWSNNTSQLSADTILMFTKNQTADKVLMIKNAFIINEAGPEMYNQVKGNTITGYVAGESIDWMHVEGNAETINYVKDQSGAYMSVNKAQCAIINIFFKKGEVDKVVMIKDPEGTVYPFTQRPKEQLQLENFHWDIKRKPKTKYELMQ; from the coding sequence ATGAATCAATATATCAGATCAGTCCTTTTACTGGCAGTTATTTGCCTGGCAGCTATATTGCCCGCCAGCGCGCAGGTCCCTGCGCAACCCGCCCCTAAAAAAGGTACCGTGATCGAAATCCTGGGTGCAGATACGCTGCAGCTCATTGAGAAAGACACGATCAATATCACCCGCTTCATCGGCCACGCCAGATTTAAACAGGGCAACACCCTCTTCTTCTGCGACAGCGCCATCAAAAACAACAAAACCAATATCGTTGACGCATACGGCAACGTACATATCAATCAGGCCGACAGCATTCATATCTATGGCAACTACCTCAACTACGACGGTAATACCCGGCTCGCCATCCTCAGAGAAAATGCCCGGCTCACCGATGGGAAAGTAACCATCACCGGCCCGGAACTGCAATACGATATGAACGCCAAAATAGGCAGCTACCTGAAAACTGGCCGCCTCGTCAACGGTAAAAGCGTCCTCACCAGCGATGAAGGATACTACTACACCGAAACGAAGGAAATGCACTTCCAGCGTAACGTGGTACTGGTAGACCCGGAATACACGCTCACCACAGACGCCCTGCTCTATAACACGGAAACCAAAATTGCCAACATCATCGCTCCTACCACCATCAATGAAGGTAAGCGCATCATGTACGCCACCAGCGGTTATTATAATACCGACAAAGGTTATGGCAACTTCGGCAACCGCCCTACCATCGAAGACAGCACTGGCACACTCACAGCCGACAATATAGAAATGGACAAAATCACCGGCATGGCCTATGCCACCGGCAACATGGTATATAAAGATACCGTCCGCAAAATGTCGCTACTGGCCAACCATGGCATCGTGAACCAGAAGGAAAAAACCATCCTGGCCACACAAAAACCGCTGCTGATCATGGAGAAAAACAAGGACACCATGTACCTGGCTGCCGACACCCTTTTCTCCGGTATTATCCGGCCCGGCGACAGCCTCTCCATCCCCTCCGTGAGCGGCCTCAAAAAAGAACCGGTCAAGGAACAGCTCCACCCACTTAAAACCATCCGGCCCAAAGATCATATACCCATCAACATCTCCCCGGTCAATAAAGGCGACTCCCTCGCCAAAAAACAACTGGACAGCGTCCCCGGAGCGATCATGATGTTTGTGGCCGACAGTGTGCTCGCCAAAACCAAAAACAAACTCGACTCCAACCGGGTCAAACTGGTTAAAATGGCGCCCGCACCCGATATTATCGCGAAAGACTCCCTGCCTGGCCTCAAACACCATGCAGACAGTATAGCCCTCTCCGCACCGAAGGACACCGCAGACCAGCGTTATATCCTGGCCTACCACCATGTACGCATGTTCTCCGACTCCCTCCAGGGCGTGGCCGACAGTGTATATTACTCTACCAAAGACTCCATCTTCCGGTTCTTCCGCGATCCGGTATTATGGTCCAACAATACCTCACAGCTCAGTGCAGACACCATACTGATGTTCACCAAAAATCAGACGGCCGATAAAGTGCTGATGATCAAAAACGCTTTTATCATCAACGAAGCCGGCCCTGAAATGTATAACCAGGTGAAAGGCAACACCATCACCGGCTACGTGGCTGGCGAATCTATCGACTGGATGCATGTGGAAGGAAACGCGGAAACTATCAACTACGTAAAAGACCAGTCGGGCGCATATATGAGCGTCAACAAAGCACAATGTGCTATCATCAACATCTTCTTTAAAAAGGGAGAAGTCGATAAAGTAGTAATGATTAAAGATCCGGAAGGAACAGTATATCCTTTCACCCAAAGACCTAAAGAACAACTGCAGCTGGAAAACTTCCACTGGGATATCAAACGGAAGCCCAAAACGAAGTACGAGCTAATGCAATAA
- a CDS encoding NAD(P)H-hydrate dehydratase, which yields MKIFSAAQIREADAFTIAHEPVSSTDLMGRAAGKCADWLMEHYPPSHPFYIFCGKGNNGGDGLVIAQKLLDEGYVVTVCLLEYGSKASEDYIYYYRRLQQQYAGRIREIADVTGFPELPPSAVIVDAIFGTGLNKPIEGWLAGVIHKINDQHPRHTIVAIDMPSGLKADTSSRNTPVIQAHHTLSFEFYKLAFLLPENAAVAGQVHILPIGLSPEYITHTSTRYHLTDLDMMRTIYMPRTPFSHKGTYGHALLIAGSRGKMGAAVLSAKACIRVGAGLLSCHIPDCGYDIMQISEPCAMCITDELPDHSAHFHEQADARYKTIGIGPGLGTATATASSLEKLLATYKRPMVIDADALNILSVYPSLLYQVPAGSILTPHPKEFERLFGPSANDVERLELLSKQAVRLQLYILLKGRYTAIGCPDGAVYFNATGNPGMATGGSGDVLTGILTGLLAQDYSPKAAVLLGAWIHGYAGDLAAAHLSQEAMSAADIISNLGSAFMECFY from the coding sequence ATGAAAATCTTCTCAGCTGCCCAGATCCGCGAGGCCGACGCTTTTACGATAGCGCATGAGCCTGTGAGCAGCACCGACCTGATGGGACGGGCTGCGGGCAAGTGTGCTGACTGGCTGATGGAACACTATCCTCCTTCTCATCCTTTTTATATTTTCTGTGGTAAAGGCAACAACGGTGGCGACGGGCTGGTGATAGCCCAAAAGCTGCTGGATGAAGGTTATGTGGTAACGGTTTGTCTGCTGGAATATGGCAGCAAAGCCAGCGAAGATTATATCTATTATTACCGGCGGCTGCAACAGCAATACGCCGGCCGTATCCGTGAAATCGCCGATGTAACCGGCTTTCCGGAGTTGCCCCCATCCGCTGTGATTGTGGATGCCATCTTTGGCACCGGTCTCAACAAACCGATAGAAGGCTGGCTGGCGGGTGTTATTCACAAGATAAACGATCAGCATCCCCGTCATACTATTGTGGCCATTGATATGCCCTCCGGGCTGAAGGCGGATACCAGTTCCCGTAACACACCGGTCATACAGGCCCATCATACTCTCAGCTTCGAATTTTACAAACTGGCTTTTCTCCTGCCGGAAAATGCAGCCGTGGCGGGGCAGGTACATATTCTGCCTATCGGCCTGTCACCGGAGTATATAACGCATACGTCTACACGTTACCATCTGACAGATCTGGACATGATGCGTACCATTTATATGCCGAGGACGCCATTTTCGCACAAAGGCACTTACGGTCATGCGTTGCTGATAGCCGGCAGCCGGGGCAAGATGGGCGCCGCAGTGCTCAGCGCCAAAGCCTGTATCCGGGTGGGTGCAGGACTGCTCTCCTGTCATATACCTGATTGTGGGTATGATATTATGCAGATCAGCGAGCCCTGTGCCATGTGTATTACTGATGAACTACCCGACCACAGTGCCCATTTTCACGAACAGGCCGATGCCCGTTATAAAACCATCGGAATTGGCCCGGGGCTGGGCACCGCTACAGCTACGGCCAGCTCCCTCGAAAAACTGCTGGCCACCTACAAACGCCCTATGGTCATTGATGCCGACGCACTAAACATACTCTCCGTATATCCCTCCCTGTTATACCAGGTGCCGGCAGGTTCTATCCTCACACCTCACCCCAAAGAGTTTGAGCGTCTTTTTGGTCCTTCCGCCAATGATGTAGAACGACTGGAATTATTGTCCAAACAGGCCGTACGCCTGCAGTTGTATATCCTCCTCAAAGGCAGGTATACTGCTATCGGCTGTCCCGATGGAGCAGTTTATTTTAATGCCACAGGCAACCCAGGTATGGCCACTGGCGGCAGCGGCGATGTACTGACAGGGATCCTTACTGGTTTATTGGCCCAGGACTATTCCCCCAAAGCAGCTGTATTACTCGGCGCCTGGATACATGGCTATGCCGGCGACCTGGCCGCAGCACATCTTTCGCAGGAAGCCATGAGCGCGGCAGACATTATTTCCAACCTTGGCAGCGCCTTTATGGAATGCTTTTATTGA